A region from the Paludicola sp. MB14-C6 genome encodes:
- a CDS encoding YeiH family protein, translating into MMNVMKKYSLGILLTIVLAAISVFISNYIPYHLISAGVFAMLIGMALHPIMKKYNFFKVGIEFVSKKILRLSIILMGVTLSFAQVFEVGKVSLFVMYFTLVTAFGGGYLFGKLFKMNWKLSGLISAGTGICGGSAIAAIAPAIDAEDNDVAYAISATFIFDIVMVVLFPIMGHFFGMSDLGYGLWAGTAVNDTSSVVAAGYAFSDIAGNYAIIVKMTRTLSIIPIVLIFSFVNARLERKKATANATSAEEAKKLNWKKIFPWFILMFLGVVAIQSTGIIPSDVSREIAHFSKFFMVMSLGAIGLKTDFKKVAKSGFKPMLHGFIISALVVIVAFLVQMLLGQL; encoded by the coding sequence ATGATGAACGTTATGAAAAAGTATTCTTTAGGAATATTATTGACTATTGTACTTGCAGCAATTTCAGTTTTCATCAGTAACTACATACCATATCACTTAATTAGTGCTGGAGTATTTGCTATGTTAATTGGAATGGCACTCCATCCTATTATGAAAAAGTACAATTTCTTTAAAGTGGGAATTGAATTTGTTTCAAAAAAAATATTACGTCTCTCCATTATTTTAATGGGTGTAACACTAAGCTTCGCACAAGTTTTTGAAGTGGGTAAAGTATCATTATTTGTTATGTATTTTACTTTGGTAACAGCTTTCGGCGGCGGATATCTATTCGGGAAGCTATTCAAAATGAACTGGAAGTTATCGGGGCTAATTTCAGCCGGTACAGGTATTTGCGGTGGCTCGGCAATTGCTGCTATTGCGCCTGCAATTGATGCTGAAGACAACGATGTAGCATATGCAATTTCTGCTACCTTTATTTTTGATATTGTTATGGTTGTGCTTTTTCCTATCATGGGGCATTTCTTTGGAATGAGCGATTTAGGTTATGGTTTATGGGCTGGAACTGCCGTAAACGATACTTCCTCTGTAGTTGCGGCGGGATATGCGTTTTCAGATATTGCAGGTAACTACGCAATTATCGTTAAAATGACTCGAACATTATCTATCATTCCAATTGTGTTGATTTTCTCATTCGTAAATGCTAGATTAGAACGTAAAAAAGCTACAGCTAACGCAACTTCTGCTGAAGAAGCTAAAAAACTAAATTGGAAAAAGATTTTTCCTTGGTTTATCTTAATGTTTCTAGGTGTTGTTGCAATTCAAAGTACAGGGATTATTCCATCTGATGTCAGCCGAGAAATCGCTCATTTCAGTAAGTTCTTTATGGTCATGTCGCTTGGCGCAATTGGGTTAAAAACGGACTTTAAAAAAGTTGCAAAATCGGGATTTAAACCAATGTTACATGGTTTCATCATTTCAGCTTTGGTTGTTATTGTAGCTTTCTTAGTACAAATGCTTTTAGGACAATTGTAA
- a CDS encoding LysR family transcriptional regulator, with product MLDFRISTFLALCKTMSYTKTAILLNLTQPAVTQHIQYLENQYQVKLFQYIGKTLYLTKQGELLQKLATTMQADSYKVIEQLKKCEQEMQKLTIGATLTIGEYALPQVLEQLAMEQPKTQLTMYVENTQELLKRLNDGEIDFAFIEGQFNKEDYSSMCFSKERFIAVCSPSHPFASARVSLEALLNEKLIIREKGSGTRDILETVLQERSLKVTGFQTVTEIGNLNVIKQFVEYELGITFLYYQAAKRELEEETLKQIDVIDFDVTREFHFVFLKNSIFEEKYISFFKYARDIYTKI from the coding sequence ATGTTAGATTTTCGCATATCAACTTTTTTAGCGTTATGTAAAACAATGAGCTATACCAAAACAGCCATATTATTAAATTTAACGCAACCGGCAGTAACACAACACATTCAATACCTTGAAAATCAATATCAGGTTAAGCTTTTTCAGTACATTGGAAAAACATTGTATTTGACAAAACAAGGTGAGCTTTTGCAAAAGTTAGCAACTACTATGCAAGCAGATAGTTACAAAGTAATCGAGCAATTAAAGAAATGCGAGCAAGAAATGCAAAAGCTTACAATCGGTGCAACACTGACAATAGGGGAGTATGCTTTACCACAGGTATTGGAGCAATTAGCAATGGAACAGCCCAAAACACAGTTGACAATGTATGTTGAAAACACACAAGAGTTGTTAAAACGGTTGAATGACGGAGAAATTGATTTTGCTTTTATTGAAGGTCAATTTAATAAAGAAGATTATAGCAGTATGTGTTTTTCAAAAGAGCGGTTTATTGCTGTATGTTCACCCTCACATCCATTTGCATCAGCAAGAGTATCGTTAGAAGCATTGTTAAATGAGAAACTCATTATTCGTGAAAAAGGTTCAGGAACGAGAGATATTCTTGAAACGGTATTACAAGAGCGAAGCTTAAAAGTAACCGGCTTTCAAACGGTAACTGAAATTGGAAATCTAAATGTCATCAAACAATTTGTTGAATATGAGCTTGGAATTACCTTTTTGTATTATCAAGCTGCAAAACGAGAATTAGAGGAAGAAACTTTAAAACAAATTGATGTAATTGATTTTGATGTAACAAGAGAATTTCACTTTGTTTTCTTAAAAAATTCAATATTTGAAGAAAAATATATATCATTTTTCAAGTATGCTCGTGACATATATACTAAAATATAA
- the aroQ gene encoding type II 3-dehydroquinate dehydratase: protein MKLLVINGPNLNMLGIREPNVYGKTTYLELESFIKGICVQEDIQVEVMQSNHEGVIVDTIQAAYQVFDGIVINPAAFTHTSIAILDALKAVGIPTVEVHLSNIYEREEFRHISYISNYCIKTIYGEGIQGYQKAIMLLKETVSS from the coding sequence ATGAAGCTGTTGGTAATTAACGGTCCAAACTTAAATATGTTAGGCATCCGTGAGCCAAATGTATATGGCAAAACAACCTATTTAGAATTAGAATCATTTATTAAGGGTATCTGTGTGCAGGAAGATATCCAAGTCGAGGTTATGCAAAGTAACCATGAAGGCGTTATCGTTGATACAATTCAAGCGGCATATCAAGTATTTGATGGTATTGTAATCAACCCTGCTGCATTTACCCATACCAGTATCGCTATCCTTGATGCATTAAAAGCAGTCGGAATTCCTACAGTAGAAGTACATTTATCCAATATATATGAACGTGAGGAGTTCCGCCATATCTCTTACATAAGCAATTATTGTATCAAGACGATTTATGGAGAAGGTATTCAAGGATATCAAAAAGCGATTATGCTTTTAAAAGAAACGGTAAGTAGTTAA
- a CDS encoding prephenate dehydrogenase: MNQNQTILIVGLGLIGGSYAKGLKEKGYAVTAIDVNQQSIDYAVENHIIDSGATNSIDFIRNADVIICALYPTTMIHWMKENQQFFKSGIFITDVSGVKCNVVDVIQSNLRNDVEFIASHPMAGKEVSGVQFSDSNIFKQANFIITPTEKNTERGIAFARELAETIQFNRIVTLSPQKHDEMIGYLSQLTHAIAVSLMNANDNPHLKEYTGDSFRDLTRIAKINEIMWSELFFLNKDILISEIDSFQAELSNLKYKLQNNDEKGLKQLFIQSTERRKQFDKE; this comes from the coding sequence ATGAATCAGAATCAAACAATACTAATTGTAGGACTTGGGTTAATAGGCGGAAGCTATGCCAAAGGGCTAAAAGAAAAGGGCTATGCTGTAACCGCAATTGATGTAAACCAGCAATCTATCGACTATGCAGTAGAAAATCATATTATAGATAGCGGTGCAACGAATAGTATTGATTTCATTCGTAATGCTGACGTTATTATTTGTGCATTATATCCGACTACTATGATTCATTGGATGAAAGAAAACCAACAGTTTTTTAAATCAGGGATTTTTATTACAGATGTAAGCGGTGTGAAATGCAATGTTGTTGATGTAATTCAATCTAATTTACGTAATGATGTTGAATTTATTGCTTCGCATCCAATGGCAGGTAAAGAAGTGAGTGGTGTGCAGTTTAGCGACTCTAATATATTCAAACAAGCAAACTTTATCATTACACCAACTGAGAAAAATACAGAACGAGGAATTGCTTTTGCACGTGAATTGGCTGAAACGATCCAGTTTAATCGGATTGTAACCCTTTCGCCTCAAAAACATGATGAAATGATAGGCTATCTCTCTCAACTTACTCATGCAATTGCAGTAAGCTTGATGAATGCCAACGACAATCCTCATTTAAAAGAATATACAGGCGATTCCTTTCGTGATTTAACTCGTATTGCCAAAATTAACGAAATCATGTGGAGCGAATTGTTTTTCTTGAATAAGGATATTTTAATTTCTGAAATTGATAGCTTTCAAGCAGAGTTATCAAATTTGAAATACAAGCTTCAAAATAACGATGAAAAAGGCTTAAAGCAATTATTTATCCAATCAACTGAAAGACGAAAACAGTTTGACAAGGAGTAG
- the aroA gene encoding 3-phosphoshikimate 1-carboxyvinyltransferase, which produces MKATIYPSVCKKEVTIPPSKSMSHRAIICACLAKGKSVVSNIAYSDDTKATIEGMRQLGANITEHKSHLEIEGTSDFSRLNHATINCKESGSTLRFFIPIFSFCNQEVTFLGENRLLKRPQAIYETIFQKQGLTYEQTDSHIKINGSLQAGEYTLDGNVSSQFITGLLFALPLLNGDSTIHIKPPFESRSYVDLTLQVLEDFGVKVMFLDDNTIFIQGNQTYQPCNYTVEGDFSQFAFFAVLGAINNDIRCLGMKHNSLQGDKVILSILKQCGIQVDEIENGYLIHKGKLHGTEIDLSNCPDLGPILTILAMYAKGTTKIYNAGRLRLKESDRIEAMETELKKIGVPITTTEDTIQITGDASYHCTQQLFAHKDHRIAMSLAVAIACSNQIATIDGVECVNKSYPAFFEDLQKVGVKVDILN; this is translated from the coding sequence ATGAAAGCGACAATTTATCCATCTGTATGTAAAAAGGAAGTAACCATACCCCCATCTAAAAGCATGTCGCATCGTGCGATTATCTGCGCTTGCTTAGCAAAAGGGAAAAGTGTTGTTTCTAATATTGCCTATTCTGATGATACGAAAGCTACTATTGAAGGAATGCGTCAGCTTGGTGCAAATATCACCGAGCATAAATCTCATCTTGAAATAGAAGGTACATCTGATTTTTCAAGACTCAATCATGCAACTATTAATTGCAAAGAATCAGGCTCAACCTTGCGCTTTTTCATACCTATTTTCTCGTTTTGTAATCAAGAGGTAACATTTTTAGGTGAAAACCGTTTGTTAAAACGTCCGCAAGCAATTTATGAAACTATATTTCAAAAGCAAGGACTTACTTATGAACAGACAGACAGCCATATCAAAATAAACGGCAGTTTACAAGCTGGTGAATATACTTTAGACGGGAATGTAAGCTCTCAATTTATAACAGGCTTACTGTTTGCATTGCCATTATTGAATGGAGATTCTACAATTCATATTAAGCCACCGTTCGAATCACGTTCCTACGTGGATTTAACACTCCAAGTGCTTGAAGATTTTGGCGTGAAAGTGATGTTTTTAGATGATAACACAATTTTTATACAAGGAAATCAAACCTATCAACCTTGTAATTATACTGTGGAAGGTGACTTTTCTCAATTTGCTTTTTTTGCAGTTTTAGGTGCAATAAACAATGATATACGTTGCCTTGGAATGAAACACAATTCATTGCAGGGAGATAAGGTTATTCTATCTATTTTAAAGCAATGTGGAATTCAAGTTGACGAAATAGAAAACGGTTATCTTATCCATAAAGGAAAATTACATGGTACAGAGATTGATTTAAGTAATTGCCCTGATTTAGGCCCGATTTTAACAATCCTTGCAATGTATGCAAAGGGGACAACTAAAATTTATAATGCAGGAAGATTGCGCTTAAAAGAGTCCGACCGAATAGAGGCAATGGAAACCGAATTGAAAAAGATTGGTGTTCCCATCACAACAACAGAAGACACCATTCAAATTACAGGAGATGCAAGCTACCATTGCACACAACAACTGTTTGCACACAAAGATCACCGAATCGCCATGAGTTTAGCGGTCGCAATTGCGTGTAGCAATCAAATTGCAACGATTGACGGTGTTGAATGTGTCAATAAATCCTATCCAGCCTTCTTTGAAGATTTGCAAAAAGTTGGAGTTAAGGTAGATATATTAAATTAA
- a CDS encoding shikimate kinase → MSRYGLLGDKLGHSFSKIIHEKLGFYSYDLLPMEKDELHEFLTKKDFDGVNVTIPYKLDVIPYCDEIDDTVAQIGSANTIVNRNGKLKAYNTDFYGFLYNMQFHHIAMKDKVVMILGSGGTCKTVTAVAKFQGAKEIVIVSRTESDTTITYNQAKQREDVQVLVNASPSGMYPNNQNCPIDINCFPNLEAVVDVIYNPLKTKLLQQAQQRNIPFANGLLMLVAQAKFAAELFIDEKIPDQEIERIYQELKSDLSNVVLVGMPSCGKSTIGRELSKLLNKEFVDIDSLIEEEMKLAIPQIFERYGEIGFRSIERNVVANAAKQTGMIVATGGGVVLNPDNIKDLKQNGIIILIDRSTDELLVGNNRPLSKSKQAIEEMYRNRYPIYMACSDIVVFNNGDIERAVNDTNMQLKSHLGF, encoded by the coding sequence TAACAAAAAAAGATTTTGATGGCGTAAATGTGACAATCCCATATAAATTAGATGTTATTCCTTATTGTGATGAAATTGATGACACAGTAGCACAAATAGGTTCCGCAAACACTATTGTAAATCGAAATGGAAAGCTAAAAGCATATAATACAGATTTCTATGGCTTCTTATACAACATGCAGTTTCATCACATTGCCATGAAAGATAAAGTAGTCATGATTCTCGGCAGCGGTGGAACTTGTAAAACAGTAACTGCAGTAGCAAAATTTCAAGGAGCGAAAGAAATTGTTATTGTAAGCCGAACAGAATCGGATACTACGATTACCTATAACCAAGCAAAGCAAAGAGAAGATGTTCAAGTGTTGGTAAATGCATCTCCAAGCGGGATGTATCCGAATAATCAAAATTGCCCAATAGATATAAACTGTTTTCCCAATTTAGAAGCAGTTGTTGATGTGATATATAATCCATTGAAAACAAAATTACTGCAACAAGCGCAGCAACGAAACATTCCGTTTGCAAACGGACTCTTAATGTTAGTAGCGCAAGCAAAATTTGCAGCAGAGTTATTTATAGATGAAAAAATTCCCGATCAAGAGATAGAAAGAATTTATCAAGAATTAAAATCCGACTTAAGTAATGTTGTATTAGTCGGTATGCCAAGCTGTGGCAAAAGTACAATTGGAAGAGAGTTAAGCAAGCTCTTAAATAAAGAGTTTGTTGACATAGATAGCCTAATCGAAGAAGAAATGAAACTAGCAATTCCACAAATTTTTGAACGTTACGGTGAAATTGGTTTTCGAAGCATTGAACGAAACGTTGTTGCAAATGCCGCTAAACAAACAGGAATGATTGTTGCGACTGGGGGAGGCGTTGTTTTAAATCCTGATAATATTAAGGATTTAAAGCAAAACGGAATCATAATCTTAATCGATAGATCAACTGACGAATTATTGGTAGGGAATAATCGTCCGTTATCGAAAAGCAAACAAGCCATAGAAGAAATGTATCGAAATCGATACCCAATTTATATGGCTTGTAGTGATATTGTCGTTTTCAATAATGGCGATATTGAAAGGGCTGTGAATGATACTAATATGCAATTAAAATCTCATTTAGGATTTTGA
- the aroF gene encoding 3-deoxy-7-phosphoheptulonate synthase produces MIITLKKNTPKEEAQKIISAIEKKGLHVTVIEGTNYNVYGVVGDTTVLDEKAISANPFVDNVTRIAAPYKKANRLFHPDDSIIDVAGIKVGGQEDIVVIGGPCSVEDRLSLLELAKDVKQAGGCMLRGGAYKPRTSPYAFQGMGTTGIEWMCEAREQYGLPIVSELMSIDKMDEFEEHVDLIQVGARNMQNFDLLKVLGKSKKPVLLKRGLANTIEEWIMSAEYIMAGGNENVILCERGIRTFEKYTRNTLDLSVIPIIKQKSHLPIIIDPSHATGDWKLVESMSLAAIAAGADGLIIEVHNNPESAWSDGAQSLKPDKFKAVIEKGRQIAHVIGRGM; encoded by the coding sequence ATGATTATTACATTAAAAAAGAATACACCAAAAGAAGAAGCACAAAAAATTATTAGCGCAATTGAGAAAAAGGGGCTACATGTTACCGTTATAGAAGGAACAAACTATAACGTTTATGGAGTGGTCGGAGATACTACGGTTCTTGACGAAAAAGCAATTTCAGCGAATCCGTTTGTAGATAATGTTACTCGCATTGCAGCACCATATAAAAAGGCAAACCGTTTATTTCATCCAGATGATTCTATTATTGATGTAGCAGGAATCAAAGTGGGCGGTCAAGAAGATATCGTAGTTATCGGCGGTCCTTGTTCTGTTGAAGATAGACTTTCCTTGCTTGAACTTGCAAAAGACGTAAAACAAGCAGGCGGCTGTATGTTGCGTGGCGGCGCATATAAACCTCGTACTTCTCCATATGCATTCCAAGGAATGGGTACAACAGGAATTGAATGGATGTGTGAAGCAAGAGAACAATATGGGCTACCAATTGTAAGCGAATTGATGAGTATTGACAAAATGGATGAGTTCGAAGAACACGTTGACTTAATCCAAGTTGGCGCTCGCAATATGCAAAACTTCGATTTATTAAAAGTACTAGGAAAATCAAAAAAACCAGTATTATTAAAACGTGGACTTGCGAATACAATCGAAGAATGGATTATGTCAGCAGAATATATCATGGCGGGCGGTAATGAAAACGTTATTTTATGTGAACGTGGTATTCGAACATTTGAGAAATACACAAGAAATACATTGGATTTAAGCGTTATTCCAATCATCAAGCAAAAGAGCCATTTACCGATTATTATCGACCCATCTCATGCAACAGGCGATTGGAAATTGGTTGAGTCAATGTCATTAGCAGCAATCGCAGCTGGCGCTGACGGATTGATTATCGAAGTGCATAATAATCCGGAAAGTGCATGGTCAGATGGTGCACAATCTTTGAAACCGGATAAATTCAAAGCTGTGATTGAAAAAGGCAGACAAATAGCACATGTAATTGGAAGAGGAATGTAA
- a CDS encoding GNAT family N-acetyltransferase — MFVSIDKTHPIFQTSAYLKDIVPFNLMEIIKEYPLFIVSNERDVILGTTSPQNPIWVWTSDTVLNFSIQELCDYMYERFSSYQTICYVAKPNIAEKIKLQFELNRAVKASIVNMESFECKTVIPAKNSSVIIEHPILDDVHQIAECLSAFDLDCFGDNEPVDCYLDKAKELVKSNLCFVIKKDKQIVAMAKSSRETATHIAVNGVYTKPGHRGKGYAAAIVAHISQIILNKGKTPVLYTDLANPSSNKAYKNVGFTECGKVDEVSLTW, encoded by the coding sequence ATGTTTGTTTCAATCGACAAAACACATCCAATATTCCAAACATCTGCATATCTAAAAGACATTGTTCCTTTTAATTTAATGGAAATCATCAAAGAATATCCATTATTTATTGTCAGTAATGAGCGGGATGTTATACTTGGAACAACTTCCCCACAAAATCCAATTTGGGTTTGGACTTCTGATACTGTTTTGAATTTCTCTATACAAGAGCTATGTGATTATATGTATGAACGGTTTTCCTCTTACCAAACGATATGTTATGTAGCAAAACCTAATATTGCTGAAAAAATAAAGCTTCAATTTGAATTAAATCGAGCTGTAAAGGCTTCCATTGTAAATATGGAAAGCTTTGAATGTAAAACTGTGATACCAGCCAAAAATAGCTCTGTTATAATAGAGCATCCAATACTAGATGATGTGCATCAAATAGCAGAGTGCTTATCTGCATTTGATTTAGATTGTTTTGGTGACAACGAACCTGTTGATTGCTATTTAGATAAAGCCAAAGAGTTAGTCAAAAGCAATCTATGCTTTGTAATAAAAAAGGATAAACAAATTGTGGCTATGGCAAAAAGTTCAAGAGAAACAGCAACTCATATTGCAGTCAATGGTGTCTATACCAAGCCTGGGCACAGGGGAAAAGGATATGCTGCTGCAATTGTTGCCCATATCTCTCAAATTATTTTGAATAAAGGCAAAACGCCTGTATTATATACTGATCTTGCCAACCCATCTTCCAATAAAGCTTACAAAAATGTTGGATTTACCGAATGCGGTAAAGTGGATGAGGTTTCTTTAACATGGTAA